In a single window of the Bradyrhizobium sp. ORS 285 genome:
- a CDS encoding TauD/TfdA family dioxygenase, which translates to MSFYRDFNDKLAIQAWNDRKREPYQTIEVRQLGPTVGAEIGGVDLAKDVSEAQFAEIRRALDENLAIVFRDQDISKEDHKRFARRFGKSLHRHELAATRFRHDGPFDPEFLSWKTDANSRFTAGDGWHPDVSCDPSPIAVSLLRVTKTPPLGGDTAFANMYLAYEFLSDPIKQLLDGLTAIHDGSLAWTAGYGAKPDPGKTYPQSEHPVVVTHPRTGRKFLYVNASFTSHIVQLTRRESDALLQLLFRHVESQLALQTRVHWRPNSLLVWDNWASQHHAVWDYYPEERWGERVSVVTGESPRARLDLSEAAE; encoded by the coding sequence ATGAGCTTCTACAGGGACTTCAACGACAAGCTCGCCATCCAGGCGTGGAACGACCGCAAGCGCGAACCCTATCAGACGATCGAGGTCCGGCAGCTCGGTCCGACGGTCGGCGCTGAGATCGGCGGGGTCGATCTTGCCAAGGACGTGTCGGAGGCGCAGTTCGCGGAGATCCGCCGCGCGCTCGACGAAAATCTGGCGATCGTGTTTCGCGATCAGGACATCTCCAAGGAGGACCACAAGCGCTTCGCACGCCGCTTCGGCAAGTCGCTGCATCGGCACGAATTGGCGGCGACGCGCTTCCGTCATGATGGGCCGTTCGATCCGGAATTCCTGTCGTGGAAGACCGACGCCAATTCGCGCTTCACTGCAGGCGACGGCTGGCATCCCGACGTGTCCTGCGATCCGAGCCCGATCGCGGTCTCGCTGCTGCGGGTGACAAAGACGCCGCCGCTGGGCGGCGACACCGCCTTCGCCAACATGTATCTCGCCTATGAATTTCTGTCGGATCCGATCAAGCAGCTGCTCGACGGCCTGACCGCGATTCACGACGGATCATTGGCCTGGACCGCCGGCTACGGCGCGAAGCCCGATCCCGGCAAGACCTATCCGCAGTCCGAGCATCCGGTGGTCGTGACCCATCCGCGCACCGGCCGCAAGTTCCTCTACGTCAACGCCTCCTTCACCTCGCACATCGTGCAGCTGACGCGGCGGGAAAGCGACGCGCTGTTGCAGCTCTTGTTCCGCCATGTCGAAAGCCAGCTTGCGCTGCAGACGCGCGTGCACTGGCGGCCCAATTCGCTGCTCGTCTGGGACAATTGGGCGAGCCAGCATCATGCCGTGTGGGACTACTATCCGGAAGAGCGGTGGGGCGAGCGGGTGTCGGTGGTGACCGGCGAGAGTCCGCGGGCGCGGCTGGATCTCAGCGAGGCGGCGGAGTAG
- a CDS encoding CmcJ/NvfI family oxidoreductase — MSLVERKIEALPFVLAELNYLAPIASKPRTYAFDPPPGEPKSTALPEPHRVPVFDGRPIASSFSLDREGFALVRHPTFVRDFTNEKEVRSIYYPAAEAFIRATLRADRVVIFDHTVRKRVPGAVDVRDGGPRQPATRVHVDQTVTSGANRVREHLGDEAEALLRGRVQVINLWRPIIGTLRDSPLAMCDGTTVAPEDLVASDLIYPNRNGETYSVTYNPAHRWFYFPDMTVDEALLLKCYDSATDGRTRFGPHTAFVDPTTPADAAPRESIELRTLVFHYE, encoded by the coding sequence ATGAGCCTGGTCGAGAGAAAGATCGAAGCGCTGCCCTTCGTGCTCGCCGAGCTGAACTATCTGGCGCCCATTGCGTCCAAGCCGCGGACCTACGCGTTCGATCCGCCGCCGGGCGAGCCGAAATCGACGGCGCTGCCGGAGCCGCACCGGGTGCCGGTGTTTGACGGCCGCCCGATCGCATCGTCGTTCTCGCTCGACCGCGAGGGCTTTGCATTGGTGCGGCACCCGACCTTCGTCCGTGACTTCACCAATGAAAAGGAAGTCCGCTCTATCTATTATCCGGCGGCGGAGGCCTTCATCCGCGCGACCTTGCGCGCGGATCGTGTCGTCATCTTCGATCATACCGTGCGCAAGCGTGTACCCGGCGCGGTCGATGTCCGCGACGGCGGGCCGCGGCAGCCGGCGACGCGCGTCCATGTCGACCAGACCGTGACATCGGGCGCCAATCGGGTGCGCGAGCACCTCGGTGACGAGGCTGAGGCGCTGCTGCGTGGGCGGGTTCAGGTCATCAATCTCTGGCGCCCGATCATCGGTACGCTGCGCGACAGCCCGCTCGCGATGTGCGACGGCACCACCGTCGCGCCGGAGGATCTCGTTGCCTCCGACCTGATCTATCCGAACCGCAACGGCGAGACCTATTCGGTCACCTACAATCCGGCGCATCGCTGGTTCTATTTCCCGGACATGACGGTGGACGAGGCCTTGCTGCTGAAGTGCTATGATTCGGCAACCGACGGCCGCACCCGCTTCGGGCCGCATACCGCCTTCGTCGACCCGACCACGCCAGCGGATGCCGCGCCGCGCGAGAGCATCGAGCTGCGGACGCTGGTGTTCCACTACGAGTGA